The DNA sequence GCTAAAACAAGAAAAATAGACACAGTGCTGGTAGAACTCGGCCAGGATAAGTTTCATTTCATAAACATCATGGAACTGGGCTTTGGCGCTCTTGTGATGAAACGTTTCAACGAGAGACGCAGGTACTCCGGGGACACATCATTTACAAGACAGATTCTCAGGGAAGCGTTGAGACTCAGGCAATTCCCGATGGAAATGGTTTCCGATACATTCTCGTATTCCGGCAATCTCATAGAGGGAATTTTTGCCAACGGGAAATATTTCGGGAGAGGACTGCTCGCTGCACCCGGGGCAAGCATTGACGACGGCTTGATGGAAATTCACCTGATCGAGGGTATGGGCAAGGCGGAATTCTTGATGAAATTGCGCAAGATTAAAAACGGAAGTTATACCACTGAACCCAAGGTAAAAAACTACACCGCAAAAAATATCGAAGTCAGTACTGCAGGGATACCATGTGAAGTTGATGGAGAATTCATGGGATACACTCCCCTGAGAGCAAGGGTTGAGCCGCGGTCTCTGAAAATCCTTCAGGTGTGAGTGTATGGGAACTCATCAAGTAGTGGGAAGCAGCCCCCAACACTATGAAAAAACCGGTACGGGTTTTCACCGAAGTATCAATTAACGCAGTGGAATGACTTAATACGTTCCAGATAATTAACACAGGAGAAAAGTTGACATGCAGCCCAGAAATAAAGCTCTATTCATTGATAGGGACGGAACAATCAACATGGACTGTCCATATTGCTATAAGCCAGAGGATCTCAAGATTTTTGATGATGCAGTAAGATTGATGAAAGAATGGCAGGATAAGGGCTATCTAATAATCATAGTTACAAATCAGTCTGGGATTAGCAGGAAATATTTTACTGTTCAGCAGATGGACGCATTCAACAACGCATTATTGCTGAAATTGAGAAAATCTGGAGTTTTTGTCAATGCTATATACTACTGCCCTCATCTTCCCGAGGACAACTGCAGTTGCAGGAAACCAAAGGACGGGATGGTTCGTCAGGCAGTGGATGATTTCAACATTGACCTAAACCAATCCATAATCATTGGAGACAGGGACGATATTGAAGGCGTTATGGCAAGAAGCCTGGGCATTCCATATCGCATTATTGCTCACCAGCCACTATGATCCAATTCATTATTTCTGGTGGCGGGCTCAATAACTCTTTCTAGAATAAACTAACAACTAAAATCATGCTCAGACAATGAAATTTAAATATTCAACCATGATCGCCTAATGGTTCAGGAAACATATGCAGGTCTGGGAAATAGTGTCTATAATTTCGATTCTATTTACGATACCTGTTCTTATGGTCTCGTATTATCAACTTGTATTATTCTACCATTCATTAAGATACCCTCTCGACCTTGAAAAGGATACACCTGTCCTTACGGATTATCCCAAGGTTTCGATTCTTATAGCGAGTTACAACGAGAAGTACGTTATCGACAGATGTGTTGATTCAGTTATTGCTACTAACTACCCAAAAGATAAACTTCAGATTGTCTTCGCTGACGATTCTACCGATGAAACTGTTGCCATAATAGACACCGCTGCTCAAAGAGCCCAAAAAGCTGGAATTGAATCAGCTATCTTCAGGCGCCCTGATAGAGACAACTTCAAATCGGGTTCAATGACCCTGGCAATGAGTCTTGTAACCGGGGTATATGTGCTTCAGCTCGATTCTGATTCTCGCATACTCGAGGACACGATCATAAAAGGAGTCCATGCATTCCAGACTCATCCTGATGCCTCTTTTGTTTCTTTTCGCGTCGGGCATTATAACAGGTATTTCAATTACATTACTACCCTTTTCGCTATTTCCCAGGACCAGGGAGATACCATCTCCAAGATGGGTTCATACCTACCAAATTTCCCGTTTTCCGGGCAGGGTGGATACATAATGTACAATTGCACAGACATAAGGAAAGTCGGTTTATGGTCTGAGCACATAGAAATCGACGACGCGAAAATTTCTTGGAACCTGTATTCGGCTGGTACTCGTGGCATCTACCTTAGCAACGCCAGGATCATGAGTGAAGATCCTGAAACCCTCGAAATATGGAAAAAAAGGGCATATCAGATTCAGAAAGGCTGGACAAAAATTGCTTCCGTTTATTTCAAGAAGACTGTTCACTCCAAGGACATATCCTTCAGGGATAAGTTTGTACTATTCCTTACATATCTTTCCCCATTCACTAACCTCAGCTGGATTATAACCAGTTTCCTTTCAGGGTTCTCGCTGGTTTTCGGATGGCAGGCACCAAGCTCCTCGGTATTCAGCAATCCACTCTATGTGATAATAGTCTCATTACCTTCAGTTGTGTTTTACCTGTCTGCCTTTTATGCACTGAAAGTTCAGAATATCGTTACTGTGAAAAACCTGGTTATGATCCCAATATTGACTTATGCAAGCGCCTGCATGATTATTCTTGGTGCAATAGCATTTATCCAGGGTATTTTCAGGAAGAAAACACCATACTTCAAGACTCCTAAAACTGGGGACAAGAAATTCATGAAAAGTGTTGATTACAACAAGGAACTTAAAATCTGGAAAGTGTCCTACCTGGAATTAGCATTTTCCCTGGTCGGATTATTCCTCGGTGCGTATTCTCTTTATGCTGGTGTCTGGGTGCTTGGCTTATCCATGTTTGGATTTTCAATACTGACGATAAAGTCTCTTAACCTGTCCCGTCTCTTCGTCCGCGGGCATAATGGAGGGGGTGGGCAGATCCCGGCAAAGGATAGGGAAATTGCCATGCAAACTTTTGAGGCAATAGAATCAGGCAGTTCAGGGATTCGTTAAGACTAATTATTAGCTATCGCGCCATCTTATGACTGAAATAAATAACTAGCTTGAATGCTCATAATAATGGCTAACAAGCATGGTTGGAGTGTTGATAGGATGGTTTCACGATTCTGCGAGCCATCCCTCAAGTTAAAATTAGTCTAGAGAAAAGGCTCAGCTTTTTGTATGACGCACTTTACATGATAATGAATAAATAAATGTTCCGACGGTTATCGCAGGATTTACCGGTGAACAGGCAAATCCTAATTGCGA is a window from the Thermoplasmatales archaeon genome containing:
- a CDS encoding putative lipid kinase; this translates as MKIGLIVNPIAGGGKAVNSIPQIQEKLGDITELVITGKRGEAESNARKFSQDRFDMVAVAGGDGTLNEAAQALTGTDTAMIPLAFGNGSDFIKSVGNIEIAELPEAVKAAKTRKIDTVLVELGQDKFHFINIMELGFGALVMKRFNERRRYSGDTSFTRQILREALRLRQFPMEMVSDTFSYSGNLIEGIFANGKYFGRGLLAAPGASIDDGLMEIHLIEGMGKAEFLMKLRKIKNGSYTTEPKVKNYTAKNIEVSTAGIPCEVDGEFMGYTPLRARVEPRSLKILQV
- a CDS encoding D,D-heptose 1,7-bisphosphate phosphatase — encoded protein: MQPRNKALFIDRDGTINMDCPYCYKPEDLKIFDDAVRLMKEWQDKGYLIIIVTNQSGISRKYFTVQQMDAFNNALLLKLRKSGVFVNAIYYCPHLPEDNCSCRKPKDGMVRQAVDDFNIDLNQSIIIGDRDDIEGVMARSLGIPYRIIAHQPL
- a CDS encoding N-glycosyltransferase, which translates into the protein MQVWEIVSIISILFTIPVLMVSYYQLVLFYHSLRYPLDLEKDTPVLTDYPKVSILIASYNEKYVIDRCVDSVIATNYPKDKLQIVFADDSTDETVAIIDTAAQRAQKAGIESAIFRRPDRDNFKSGSMTLAMSLVTGVYVLQLDSDSRILEDTIIKGVHAFQTHPDASFVSFRVGHYNRYFNYITTLFAISQDQGDTISKMGSYLPNFPFSGQGGYIMYNCTDIRKVGLWSEHIEIDDAKISWNLYSAGTRGIYLSNARIMSEDPETLEIWKKRAYQIQKGWTKIASVYFKKTVHSKDISFRDKFVLFLTYLSPFTNLSWIITSFLSGFSLVFGWQAPSSSVFSNPLYVIIVSLPSVVFYLSAFYALKVQNIVTVKNLVMIPILTYASACMIILGAIAFIQGIFRKKTPYFKTPKTGDKKFMKSVDYNKELKIWKVSYLELAFSLVGLFLGAYSLYAGVWVLGLSMFGFSILTIKSLNLSRLFVRGHNGGGGQIPAKDREIAMQTFEAIESGSSGIR